In Felis catus isolate Fca126 chromosome A2, F.catus_Fca126_mat1.0, whole genome shotgun sequence, the following proteins share a genomic window:
- the SLC25A41 gene encoding mitochondrial carrier protein SCaMC-3L codes for MGARPEGAQKPCLRVQTLFKRVKALFTKAPPPSPPPPPSRNPGCTHVYGYVFGHVRENDLEHLPSQQVLDTGEQLMVPVDVLEVDSEGALWKFLLSGAMAGAVSRTGTAPLDRAKVYMQVYSSKTNFMNLLGGLRSMVQEGGFRSLWRGNGINVLKIAPEYAIKFSVFEQCKNYFCGVHGSPPIQERLLAGSLAVATSQTLINPMEVLKTRLTLRRTGQYKGLLDCAWQILEREGTRALYRGYLPNMLGIIPYACTDLAVYETLRCFWLKSGRDMENPSGLVSLSSVTLSTTCGQMASYPLTLVRTRMQAQDTVKGSNPTMCGIFRRILAQQGWPGLYRGMTPTLLKVLPAGGISYVVYEAMKKTLGV; via the exons ATGGGAGCCCGACCCGAGGGGGCTCAGAAGCCTTGCTTGAGGGTCCAGACCCTGTTTAAGAGGGTCAAGGCCTTATTCaccaaagccccacctccaagcccacccccgcccccctcccggaACCCGGGCTGTACACACGTGTATGGGTATGTGTTTGGGCATGTCCGTGAAAATGACCTGGAGCATCTCCCATCACAGCAG GTGCTGGACACAGGAGAGCAGCTGATGGTCCCCGTGGATGTCCTCGAAGTGGATAGCGAGGGGGCCCTCTGGAAGTTTCTGCTCTCAGGAGCCATGGCAGGCGCGGTATCCCGCACCGGCACGGCCCCTCTGGACCGAGCCAAGGTGTATATGCAG GTCTACTCCTCCAAGACTAACTTCATGAACCTGCTGGGGGGGCTCCGAAGCATGGTCCAGGAGGGGGGCTTCCGCTCCTTGTGGCGGGGCAATGGCATCAACGTCCTCAAGATTGCCCCCGAGTATGCCATCAAGTTCTCGGTCTTTGAACAG tgTAAGAATTACTTCTGCGGCGTGCACGGGTCCCCACCCATTCAGGAACGGCTCCTTGCCGGCTCCCTAGCTGTGGCCACCTCCCAGACGCTCATCAACCCCATGGAG GTGCTGAAGACGCGGCTGACCCTGCGCCGGACCGGCCAGTACAAGGGGCTGCTGGACTGTGCGTGGCAGATCCTGGAGCGGGAGGGCACCCGTGCCCTATACCGCGGCTACCTGCCCAACATGCTTGGGATCATCCCCTATGCCTGCACCGACCTGGCCGTCTACGAG ACGCTCAGGTGtttctggctgaagtcgggcagGGACATGGAGAATCCTAGTGGCCTGGTCAGTCTGTCATCTGTGACGCTGTCCACGACCTGTGGCCAGATGGCCAGTTACCCGCTGACTCTGGTGCGCACCAGGATGCAGGCCCAAG ACACCGTGAAGGGATCAAACCCCACCATGTGTGGAATCTTCCGGCGGATCCTGGCCCAGCAGGGTTGGCCTGGGCTGTACCGAGGCATGACTCCCACCTTACTGAAGGTGTTGCCAGCAGGTGGCATCAGCTATGTGGTGTATGAGGCCATGAAGAAAACCCTGGGCGTATAG